The following proteins come from a genomic window of Gottfriedia acidiceleris:
- a CDS encoding 6-phospho-beta-glucosidase, with protein sequence MRNGIKIATIGGGSSYTPELVEGFIKRYDELPVRELWLVDIEEGREKLEIVGNLAKRMVEKAGVPMEIHLTLDRRAALKDADFVTTQFRVGLLEARMKDERIPLKYGVIGQETNGPGGLFKALRTIPVILDIVKDIEELCPNAWLVNFTNPTGILTEAILRYTNFRKVVGLCNVPIHIHMNIAKGLGVEAERVHIDFMGLNHMVYGTKVLLDGEDVTSRVVSEFARPAESMTMQNIKAMDWNPDFIEALGAIPCPYHRYYYQTKVMLEEELEAAKKDGTRAEVVKKLEESLFELYKDPNLNSKPPQLEKRGGAYYSDAACRLISSLYNNKGDIQPVNTMNNGAIASIPDDCAVEVSAVITKDGPKPLTMGDLPVAVRGLVQQIKSFERVAAEAGVTGDYKTALLAMCINPLVGSDNLAKQILDEMLEAHKEHLPQFFKNEKVAAN encoded by the coding sequence ATGAGAAACGGTATTAAAATAGCAACAATTGGTGGCGGTTCAAGTTATACTCCAGAATTAGTTGAAGGGTTTATTAAACGTTATGATGAACTACCTGTAAGAGAGCTATGGTTAGTGGATATTGAAGAAGGTAGAGAGAAACTTGAAATCGTTGGAAACCTTGCGAAAAGGATGGTAGAAAAAGCAGGAGTACCAATGGAAATTCATTTAACACTTGATCGACGAGCTGCTCTTAAAGATGCTGATTTTGTTACGACGCAATTTCGTGTAGGCTTACTTGAAGCTCGTATGAAGGATGAACGTATCCCTTTAAAATATGGGGTAATTGGTCAAGAAACAAATGGTCCAGGTGGTCTGTTTAAAGCACTTCGTACAATCCCGGTTATTTTAGATATCGTTAAGGATATTGAGGAGCTTTGTCCAAATGCTTGGCTAGTAAACTTTACGAATCCTACAGGTATTTTAACAGAAGCGATTTTAAGATATACAAATTTCCGTAAAGTGGTAGGTTTATGTAATGTACCTATTCATATTCACATGAACATTGCAAAAGGTCTAGGAGTAGAAGCTGAACGGGTACATATTGATTTTATGGGATTAAATCATATGGTTTACGGAACGAAAGTATTATTAGATGGTGAAGACGTAACAAGTCGTGTGGTAAGTGAGTTTGCACGCCCTGCTGAAAGCATGACGATGCAAAATATTAAGGCAATGGATTGGAATCCTGATTTTATTGAAGCACTTGGAGCGATTCCATGCCCGTATCATCGCTACTACTATCAAACAAAAGTAATGCTAGAGGAAGAGCTTGAAGCAGCAAAAAAAGATGGTACGCGCGCTGAAGTTGTAAAAAAATTAGAAGAATCATTATTCGAATTATATAAAGATCCTAATTTAAATAGTAAGCCACCACAATTAGAAAAACGCGGCGGAGCTTATTATAGTGATGCTGCATGCCGATTAATTTCATCTCTATATAACAATAAAGGTGATATCCAACCTGTTAACACAATGAATAATGGTGCTATTGCATCAATTCCAGATGATTGTGCTGTTGAAGTAAGTGCCGTTATTACAAAAGATGGTCCAAAACCACTTACAATGGGTGATTTGCCGGTTGCAGTACGCGGTTTAGTTCAACAAATTAAATCTTTCGAACGTGTTGCTGCAGAAGCTGGAGTAACTGGTGATTATAAAACAGCATTACTTGCTATGTGTATTAACCCACTAGTTGGGTCTGATAACTTAGCAAAACAAATTCTAGATGAAATGTTAGAGGCTCACAAAGAGCATTTACCTCAATTTTTCAAAAACGAAAAAGTAGCAGCAAATTAA
- a CDS encoding PTS lactose/cellobiose transporter subunit IIA — protein sequence MSTLTTIEQTAFQLILHAGNAKSSLMEGMQAARAGNLEEANSKIEEAKKELNLAHQAQTSLIQGEARGENVELSILLIHAQDHLMNALTMRDLVTEIIFLHEKLNQ from the coding sequence ATGAGTACTTTAACGACAATCGAGCAAACAGCATTCCAATTAATCTTACACGCAGGAAACGCAAAAAGCTCATTAATGGAAGGGATGCAGGCTGCTCGAGCGGGTAATTTAGAAGAAGCAAATAGTAAGATTGAAGAAGCAAAGAAAGAATTAAATCTTGCGCATCAGGCACAAACTTCATTAATTCAAGGCGAAGCACGTGGAGAGAATGTTGAATTAAGTATCTTATTAATCCATGCTCAAGATCATTTAATGAATGCATTAACGATGAGAGATTTAGTAACAGAAATAATTTTCCTACATGAAAAATTAAATCAATAA